One stretch of Candidatus Bathyarchaeota archaeon DNA includes these proteins:
- a CDS encoding Lrp/AsnC ligand binding domain-containing protein — MASAFVVIKVENREVEKVYADLVALSEVTEAHVIDGIYEVFLLVSTETMSAIEELVQKQIEQIEGVISTLTLIILDPDSKSTSEEIPFATAI; from the coding sequence ATGGCATCAGCTTTTGTGGTCATCAAGGTCGAGAATAGGGAGGTTGAGAAGGTCTACGCAGACTTAGTTGCCCTAAGTGAGGTCACCGAAGCCCACGTGATCGATGGCATCTACGAGGTATTCCTATTAGTTTCTACAGAGACAATGTCCGCCATCGAGGAACTGGTGCAGAAGCAGATTGAACAAATAGAGGGAGTCATCTCCACTTTGACCCTGATAATCCTAGATCCAGACTCTAAGAGTACCTCTGAGGAAATACCTTTCGCGACCGCCATCTAA
- a CDS encoding class II SORL domain-containing protein, producing the protein MAERISEKIQTADWKGEKHVPVIDGPDEVGAGEKLDITVTVGKEVAHPNTTEHHIRWIRVYFVPEGEKSAYDVGNFEFNAHGESAEGPNKGPVYTNHGVSFSFKTQKGGSLNAISYCNIHGLWESTKSIKVN; encoded by the coding sequence ATGGCTGAGCGAATATCGGAGAAGATTCAGACTGCTGATTGGAAAGGCGAGAAACACGTCCCCGTTATAGATGGCCCCGACGAAGTCGGCGCAGGTGAAAAATTGGATATCACCGTGACCGTAGGCAAAGAGGTCGCACATCCGAACACAACGGAGCACCACATCCGCTGGATCAGGGTTTATTTTGTGCCTGAAGGGGAGAAATCGGCGTACGATGTAGGTAACTTTGAGTTCAACGCCCACGGAGAGAGTGCTGAAGGCCCTAATAAGGGACCAGTCTACACGAACCACGGAGTAAGTTTCTCCTTCAAAACCCAGAAAGGTGGCTCACTAAACGCTATCTCATACTGCAATATCCACGGACTCTGGGAATCCACAAAAAGCATAAAAGTCAATTAA
- a CDS encoding pyridoxal-phosphate dependent enzyme, whose protein sequence is MGLFIIQLESLVVPGTIETYASRINHIKERIGNTPIAHLDTVNGNRIYAKLEHLNPFSLSVKDRAAAYMLTGPLERGEINPLEEKVWIEASSGNLGIAYGKIGSYLGIKTFIVVPSVTDEETIEILKESVSKYMVTPGGYCPGGERDGAIKMVADLWMEDPRKYEFRDQYRSRDNIKAHVETTGPEFWNQTNGEITHLVLAPGTGGTIIGSARYLKSQNPEIKIITVQPQRDHKIQGVRNFEESMKSIIFSDNEDLIDDWVHVGDKEAFQAMEGLWNNRYPVGFSSGLNYAAAKKIAKKEENAVIATLFPANGRGNTNTTTSLK, encoded by the coding sequence GTGGGTCTATTTATCATACAACTTGAATCACTAGTCGTCCCGGGCACAATTGAGACCTACGCGTCCAGAATAAACCATATTAAGGAACGTATAGGGAACACACCAATAGCACACCTCGACACCGTAAATGGCAACAGGATATACGCAAAACTAGAGCACCTGAACCCCTTCAGCCTGTCCGTTAAGGACAGGGCCGCAGCTTACATGCTCACCGGCCCGCTGGAGCGGGGTGAGATAAACCCCTTGGAGGAAAAGGTGTGGATAGAGGCTTCTTCGGGGAACTTGGGGATAGCCTACGGAAAGATCGGCTCCTATCTTGGAATAAAGACTTTCATCGTGGTACCCAGCGTCACTGACGAGGAGACGATAGAGATACTCAAGGAGAGCGTCTCCAAATACATGGTGACACCAGGAGGATATTGCCCTGGAGGGGAGAGGGACGGTGCCATTAAGATGGTGGCAGACCTCTGGATGGAGGACCCCAGGAAGTATGAGTTTAGAGACCAGTATAGGAGCCGAGACAACATCAAGGCCCACGTAGAAACCACAGGACCAGAGTTCTGGAACCAGACCAACGGGGAGATCACTCACCTCGTACTCGCACCGGGTACGGGGGGCACCATCATCGGGTCGGCACGGTACTTGAAAAGCCAGAACCCGGAGATCAAGATTATAACCGTTCAACCCCAGAGAGACCACAAGATCCAGGGTGTCAGGAACTTTGAGGAGTCGATGAAATCAATAATCTTCTCCGACAACGAGGACCTCATTGATGACTGGGTCCATGTGGGAGACAAAGAGGCATTCCAGGCTATGGAGGGGCTCTGGAATAATAGATATCCAGTGGGATTTTCCTCTGGACTGAACTACGCCGCAGCGAAAAAGATAGCCAAAAAAGAGGAGAACGCTGTGATCGCAACGCTGTTCCCGGCTAATGGCAGGGGGAACACGAACACTACGACCTCCCTCAAGTAG
- a CDS encoding NADH:flavin oxidoreductase has product MTHLLDPLKVGCLRLRNRIVMPPMATNYANGNGEVTEKLLNFYAARSQDLGLMIVEHSYIEPVGKASSNQIGAHSDDLIPGLARLVDIVHDNETPIVLQLNHGGGTTKREVTDTMPVAPSALVHPIRGMEIPHELTLEEIDDLIVSYADAARRAKDAGFDAVEIHGAHGYLLCQFLSPATNKRRDEYGGDLRSRARLPCKIIEAVKQNLGRAFPVIYRIGVTDLYPGGLTLKEGVEATRLLAEKGVDIIDVSGGLCGSTPKRLSGPGFFVPHAKAVKNVVDIPVIGIGGIKTASEANDIIESGKVDLVAVGRAMLREAKWATKAVEELSGSVLFE; this is encoded by the coding sequence ATGACACACCTCTTAGATCCCTTGAAAGTTGGCTGCCTAAGACTCAGGAACAGGATAGTTATGCCCCCAATGGCCACAAATTATGCCAACGGTAATGGAGAGGTCACCGAGAAACTGTTGAACTTCTACGCAGCTAGATCCCAAGATTTGGGACTTATGATCGTGGAGCACTCTTATATTGAACCTGTGGGAAAGGCGAGTTCAAATCAGATCGGGGCCCACTCCGATGATCTCATCCCTGGCTTGGCCAGACTCGTAGATATAGTTCATGATAACGAAACCCCCATTGTTCTGCAGTTGAATCACGGGGGAGGAACGACGAAAAGAGAGGTCACAGACACAATGCCCGTTGCCCCCTCGGCTTTGGTACACCCAATAAGAGGTATGGAAATCCCCCATGAGTTGACCTTAGAAGAGATCGATGATTTAATCGTTAGCTATGCTGATGCGGCTCGAAGAGCCAAGGATGCTGGATTCGATGCAGTTGAGATCCACGGAGCCCACGGCTACCTCCTATGTCAGTTCCTCTCTCCGGCGACGAACAAGAGACGCGATGAGTACGGTGGAGACCTGAGAAGCCGAGCCCGCCTACCATGCAAGATCATCGAGGCAGTGAAGCAGAACCTAGGCAGAGCCTTCCCCGTGATCTACAGGATCGGTGTAACCGATCTATACCCAGGAGGACTCACATTAAAAGAGGGAGTCGAGGCCACGAGGCTCCTCGCCGAGAAAGGCGTTGACATAATTGATGTATCGGGCGGTCTCTGCGGAAGTACCCCTAAAAGGCTAAGTGGTCCGGGCTTTTTCGTTCCACATGCAAAAGCCGTAAAAAATGTTGTTGATATTCCTGTTATTGGTATAGGAGGGATAAAGACAGCTTCGGAGGCCAATGATATTATAGAATCTGGTAAGGTGGACCTCGTGGCGGTGGGCCGGGCTATGCTCAGAGAGGCAAAATGGGCTACTAAGGCTGTAGAGGAGCTTAGCGGCTCAGTTTTATTTGAATAG
- a CDS encoding CoA transferase → MSKILDDIRVADLSHVWFGPWCTMMLADLGAEVIKIEPPWGSIGRVARGPLFGGASTIFHHLNMNKMGISLNLKDPQGVDVFKDLIKISDVVVQNFAPGTMERLGLGYDVLTEINPKLIYAALSGFGQYGPYTSRPAYASIAEAMSGHTRLTGDGVDPKGPPIQIAQAYGDLGPGTMAAMSIIAAIRHRDRTGMGQMIDVAQLDCMLAYNTGITSYMLTGLRPHEIRKHYPRAHMIGGLKQAKDGGWVQIAGHRPKAIERLKVELGIDEVTQEILDKIIAGKTRDELVEYMARFGIPVAPVYDIPEIEEDPHVEAREMIIEVNHPKAGKIRSVNFPVKFSETPIDERRPAPVFGQHNAEVVKGLLGYSEERFQELKKTGIVFGE, encoded by the coding sequence ATGTCTAAAATTCTCGATGACATACGTGTTGCAGACTTGAGTCACGTCTGGTTTGGCCCTTGGTGCACTATGATGCTTGCTGATCTTGGAGCTGAGGTGATCAAGATTGAGCCCCCCTGGGGTTCTATAGGGCGTGTGGCCCGGGGACCCCTCTTTGGGGGTGCCAGCACCATTTTCCATCATCTGAATATGAACAAGATGGGTATCTCTCTGAACCTCAAGGACCCTCAGGGGGTAGACGTTTTCAAGGACCTAATAAAAATCTCTGATGTCGTGGTCCAGAACTTTGCCCCCGGAACCATGGAACGCCTTGGCCTTGGGTACGACGTTCTCACAGAGATCAACCCTAAGTTAATCTATGCTGCACTATCAGGCTTCGGCCAGTACGGCCCTTATACCAGCCGCCCCGCTTATGCCTCCATTGCTGAGGCTATGAGTGGCCACACCCGGCTCACGGGGGACGGGGTCGACCCCAAGGGCCCTCCTATTCAAATAGCACAAGCCTACGGAGATCTTGGGCCAGGTACCATGGCGGCCATGTCCATCATTGCCGCAATAAGGCACAGAGACCGGACAGGTATGGGCCAGATGATTGACGTGGCTCAGCTAGACTGCATGCTAGCCTACAACACGGGGATCACCAGCTACATGCTTACTGGGCTCAGGCCCCATGAGATCAGGAAACATTATCCTAGAGCCCACATGATTGGAGGCCTAAAGCAAGCTAAGGATGGGGGCTGGGTACAGATCGCCGGCCACAGGCCAAAAGCTATAGAACGGTTGAAAGTGGAGCTGGGGATCGATGAGGTGACTCAGGAGATCTTAGACAAGATCATCGCCGGGAAAACTAGAGACGAGTTGGTTGAATATATGGCCAGATTCGGGATCCCCGTTGCCCCCGTCTACGACATCCCTGAGATCGAGGAAGATCCGCATGTTGAGGCCCGGGAGATGATCATTGAGGTGAATCACCCTAAGGCAGGTAAGATTAGATCCGTCAACTTCCCGGTGAAGTTCTCTGAAACTCCCATAGATGAGAGACGTCCTGCCCCTGTTTTCGGACAGCATAACGCAGAAGTGGTTAAGGGTCTCTTAGGATACTCTGAAGAGCGTTTTCAAGAGCTCAAGAAAACGGGTATAGTATTTGGGGAGTGA
- a CDS encoding PrsW family intramembrane metalloprotease: MDTNNRFCGACGMNLTPKSVPLPPSLSSYTPPPPSLPSNYIPPPFPSPQKGDVMGNIIGAFAGLFAQRPRLIDVSDVVYEKLPQPLVSQSWKLIVIAVVLFAGFYLLEFGEQAVSIIDSNLMYFFSTYAVAFLFLFWVYRSDKYEREPLRFIIALFAWGVFSGLLAAPLNIAFGPAFQSLFGNGALVAPFVEEPLKALGLYLLVRHKVWSKEFNSPLDGVIYGFASGLGFFAMENFQYFLNFDASVLVMRSLLCWGHGVWVGTTGLWLAIAKVRRGRVVSWDLLPGLLVAITLHFLWNGWTGFLGELGVVAMLAQGIHQLWYSRKMIKEAFRDDVLLGYGAGMAPVENY; this comes from the coding sequence GTGGATACCAACAACAGGTTCTGCGGAGCCTGCGGGATGAATCTGACGCCTAAGAGCGTTCCACTGCCGCCGTCTCTTTCTAGTTACACACCTCCGCCCCCATCTCTCCCTTCGAACTACATTCCTCCCCCGTTCCCGTCTCCTCAGAAGGGCGATGTCATGGGCAACATCATAGGGGCCTTCGCGGGTCTTTTCGCCCAGCGGCCCCGTCTTATAGACGTCTCAGACGTGGTCTACGAGAAGCTTCCCCAGCCACTGGTCTCCCAGTCCTGGAAATTGATCGTAATCGCTGTAGTGCTGTTCGCTGGGTTCTACTTACTTGAGTTTGGTGAGCAGGCTGTCTCCATTATAGACAGCAATCTGATGTACTTTTTCTCTACCTATGCCGTCGCGTTTCTCTTCCTGTTCTGGGTCTACAGGAGCGACAAGTATGAGAGGGAGCCTCTCAGGTTCATTATCGCCCTCTTCGCTTGGGGGGTCTTCAGCGGACTCCTTGCCGCTCCTCTGAACATTGCATTTGGTCCTGCATTCCAATCCCTGTTTGGCAACGGGGCACTTGTTGCACCCTTCGTGGAGGAGCCCCTCAAGGCACTAGGTCTGTACTTGTTGGTCCGGCACAAGGTCTGGAGCAAGGAGTTCAACAGCCCGCTGGACGGCGTCATCTATGGCTTTGCGTCGGGTCTCGGATTCTTCGCGATGGAGAACTTTCAATACTTCCTTAACTTTGATGCCTCAGTCCTCGTGATGAGATCCCTACTCTGCTGGGGCCACGGGGTCTGGGTAGGCACCACAGGGCTATGGCTTGCAATCGCGAAGGTGAGGCGGGGCAGGGTAGTGAGTTGGGATCTCCTTCCGGGGCTCCTCGTCGCAATTACCCTCCACTTTCTCTGGAACGGGTGGACGGGGTTCTTGGGGGAATTAGGAGTCGTTGCAATGCTGGCCCAGGGCATCCATCAACTCTGGTACTCTCGGAAGATGATCAAAGAGGCCTTTAGGGATGATGTCCTCTTGGGTTACGGCGCGGGTATGGCTCCCGTCGAGAATTATTGA
- a CDS encoding nucleotide pyrophosphohydrolase, translated as MGKQLQLNQIQETVDAWINQFKEGYWPPLSMLACIVEEVGELAREINSLEKIKKKKSSETNTDIGLELADILFSLVCLANYYEIDLNDSFGKVMKKYATRDKDRWTRKKSQHALESHSY; from the coding sequence GTGGGTAAACAACTCCAACTTAATCAAATCCAAGAAACCGTCGATGCATGGATCAATCAGTTTAAGGAGGGATACTGGCCTCCTCTTTCAATGCTTGCTTGTATCGTTGAAGAGGTAGGAGAACTAGCTCGCGAAATAAATAGTCTCGAAAAGATTAAAAAGAAGAAATCTTCAGAAACAAATACTGATATTGGATTGGAACTCGCAGATATCTTGTTTAGTCTTGTGTGTCTAGCTAATTATTATGAGATCGATCTTAACGACAGTTTTGGGAAGGTAATGAAAAAATATGCTACAAGAGATAAAGATCGTTGGACTAGAAAAAAGTCTCAGCATGCGCTGGAGTCTCATTCATATTGA
- the arsB gene encoding ACR3 family arsenite efflux transporter, protein MMVEGSERGSALGLFDRYLAVWIGICMVVGLALSQLFPDLSLAIDALKIGGISVPIGICLFLMMYPALLNLQLSELRKLMINPKPILFTIFSNWILAPLVTAFLAYAFLGGRDQLIISLILLGSSPCTAMVLVWGDLAEGNQEQNVTNTSLNTLTIMFLYAPIVSFLTGIRKIQIDRWALVVSVFVFIGVPMIVGYISKRYILGTKGADWFHEVYRPLVARVSLIALLTTLIVLFSLNGKVLIQNPGELVLISLPLLLGFVIVVGVNLVMTRLIGLAYPEAIISVIIGSSSHFEIAIATAISLYGLESLAALGTTMGLFWEVPIMLGLVYLGKKLHVRDFWKAVD, encoded by the coding sequence ATGATGGTTGAGGGCTCAGAGAGGGGGAGTGCTCTCGGATTGTTCGATAGATACCTTGCAGTCTGGATAGGCATTTGCATGGTGGTGGGGTTGGCTTTATCCCAGTTGTTCCCTGACTTGAGTCTAGCTATTGACGCTTTGAAGATCGGCGGCATCTCAGTTCCCATTGGCATATGTCTCTTCCTAATGATGTATCCGGCACTCCTGAACCTGCAACTCTCTGAGCTCAGAAAGTTGATGATAAACCCTAAGCCCATCCTTTTCACGATCTTCTCCAACTGGATCCTAGCGCCCCTAGTTACCGCTTTCTTGGCTTATGCCTTCCTAGGAGGGCGAGATCAGCTAATCATCTCCTTGATCCTACTAGGCTCGAGTCCGTGCACCGCAATGGTGCTGGTTTGGGGCGATCTTGCTGAGGGTAATCAGGAACAAAACGTGACTAATACGAGCCTGAATACATTAACCATTATGTTCCTATATGCGCCGATAGTATCCTTCCTGACGGGGATCAGGAAAATTCAGATTGATCGGTGGGCGCTAGTGGTATCCGTATTCGTGTTCATCGGGGTACCGATGATAGTGGGGTACATCTCGAAGAGGTACATCTTGGGGACCAAGGGGGCTGATTGGTTCCACGAGGTCTACAGACCACTTGTGGCGCGAGTCTCTTTGATCGCGTTGCTCACCACCCTCATCGTATTATTCTCGTTAAACGGCAAAGTTCTGATCCAAAACCCCGGAGAGTTAGTGCTCATCTCTCTCCCATTACTCCTAGGTTTCGTTATTGTGGTCGGCGTCAACCTTGTGATGACCCGGTTGATTGGTTTGGCATACCCTGAGGCGATCATATCCGTGATCATAGGCTCCTCAAGCCATTTTGAGATTGCAATAGCGACGGCCATCAGCCTTTATGGGCTCGAGTCTCTGGCGGCGCTGGGGACAACAATGGGGCTTTTCTGGGAGGTTCCTATTATGCTGGGACTGGTCTATCTGGGTAAAAAGCTACATGTGAGAGATTTCTGGAAGGCAGTAGATTAA